Proteins from a single region of Apium graveolens cultivar Ventura chromosome 7, ASM990537v1, whole genome shotgun sequence:
- the LOC141672235 gene encoding B3 domain-containing protein REM5-like isoform X2: MDPSFFKPLVGDFLHKLQIPSAFIEKMEGKLASKLVLKYECGRLYYVKMKELEDGHFFVNGWPDFVKDHGLEYGDFVVFRLIEDSTFHVTIYDPSMCEKQCCDSHRYKNDSDQKHSLSDQDHTKGPNLAKKNQESPIKMEIESSDDEWKGPCSNTDDAPSFTLVLNEANKIYLPLESSFVTKTGLAKKEEVKVRDKEGRKWVVKIVKDGKRVGLTRGWSDIFMAHRLKKGDSCIFKYLSKGGVGFIQVDVKRGRGRPPKIP; this comes from the exons ATGGATCCATCTTTCTTCAAGCCCCTTGTAGGAGACTTTCTCCATAAACTG CAAATACCTTCAGCATTTATAGAGAAGATGGAGGGGAAGTTGGCTTCGAAATTGGTACTGAAATACGAATGCGGAAGGTTGTATTATGTTAAAATGAAAGAACTGGAAGATGGACACTTCTTCGTTAATGGCTGGCCTGATTTTGTGAAAGATCATGGACTAGAGTACGGGGATTTTGTTGTTTTTAGGCTCATTGAGGATTCAACCTTCCATGTTACCATCTATGATCCGAGCATGTGTGAAAAACAATGTTGTGATTCGCATCGATACAAAAATG ATTCTGATCAAAAGCATTCCCTTTCTGATCAAGATCATACTAAAGGACCTAATCTCGcaaagaaaaatcaagaaagcCCTATAAAGATGGAGATCGAGAGTAGCGATGATGAATGGAAAGGGCCTTGTTCGAATACAGATGACGCTCCATCTTTTACACTTGTTTTAAATGAAGCCAACAAAATCTATCTA CCTCTTGAATCATCGTTCGTGACAAAGACTGGACTAGCAAAGAAGGAAGAGGTAAAAGTGAGAGATAAAGAGGGTAGAAAGTGGGTGGTGAAAATAGTAAAGGATGGGAAGAGAGTAGGACTGACACGTGGATGGAGTGATATATTCATGGCCCACAGACTGAAGAAGGGAGACAGCTGTATTTTCAAATATTTGAGCAAAGGAGGTGTTGGTTTCATTCAAGTTGATGTCAAACGAGGGAGAGGAAGGCCTCCCAAAATTCCATAA
- the LOC141672235 gene encoding B3 domain-containing protein REM9-like isoform X1 has protein sequence MDPSFFKPLVGDFLHKLQIPSAFIEKMEGKLASKLVLKYECGRLYYVKMKELEDGHFFVNGWPDFVKDHGLEYGDFVVFRLIEDSTFHVTIYDPSMCEKQCCDSHRYKNGEETAKKEIKVKKDTSLDSDQKHSLSDQDHTKGPNLAKKNQESPIKMEIESSDDEWKGPCSNTDDAPSFTLVLNEANKIYLPLESSFVTKTGLAKKEEVKVRDKEGRKWVVKIVKDGKRVGLTRGWSDIFMAHRLKKGDSCIFKYLSKGGVGFIQVDVKRGRGRPPKIP, from the exons ATGGATCCATCTTTCTTCAAGCCCCTTGTAGGAGACTTTCTCCATAAACTG CAAATACCTTCAGCATTTATAGAGAAGATGGAGGGGAAGTTGGCTTCGAAATTGGTACTGAAATACGAATGCGGAAGGTTGTATTATGTTAAAATGAAAGAACTGGAAGATGGACACTTCTTCGTTAATGGCTGGCCTGATTTTGTGAAAGATCATGGACTAGAGTACGGGGATTTTGTTGTTTTTAGGCTCATTGAGGATTCAACCTTCCATGTTACCATCTATGATCCGAGCATGTGTGAAAAACAATGTTGTGATTCGCATCGATACAAAAATGGTGAGGAAACTGCAAAGAAagaaatcaaagtcaaaaaggATACCAGTTtag ATTCTGATCAAAAGCATTCCCTTTCTGATCAAGATCATACTAAAGGACCTAATCTCGcaaagaaaaatcaagaaagcCCTATAAAGATGGAGATCGAGAGTAGCGATGATGAATGGAAAGGGCCTTGTTCGAATACAGATGACGCTCCATCTTTTACACTTGTTTTAAATGAAGCCAACAAAATCTATCTA CCTCTTGAATCATCGTTCGTGACAAAGACTGGACTAGCAAAGAAGGAAGAGGTAAAAGTGAGAGATAAAGAGGGTAGAAAGTGGGTGGTGAAAATAGTAAAGGATGGGAAGAGAGTAGGACTGACACGTGGATGGAGTGATATATTCATGGCCCACAGACTGAAGAAGGGAGACAGCTGTATTTTCAAATATTTGAGCAAAGGAGGTGTTGGTTTCATTCAAGTTGATGTCAAACGAGGGAGAGGAAGGCCTCCCAAAATTCCATAA